In Aliiglaciecola sp. LCG003, a genomic segment contains:
- a CDS encoding SPOR domain-containing protein translates to MAHKDFVKRGQVPKKKPQSKNAPAQVKLPWIRIVVTVLLVVGFVYFLWSISRTDVEISVPEAVESATPATEQATSTDDIEPLPDMPIERYSYPEELKHGNVEIDRKEQQKSERPYLMQCGSFRKQTQADEMRAKLAMQGLESQVRRSEGKNGLWYRVVLGPYDYKRDAEADRHIIQKVGIGSCQIWYWDL, encoded by the coding sequence ATGGCTCACAAAGATTTTGTAAAACGCGGCCAAGTGCCGAAAAAAAAACCTCAATCGAAAAACGCCCCAGCGCAGGTGAAATTGCCTTGGATACGTATTGTAGTGACCGTCTTATTGGTGGTGGGATTTGTATATTTTTTATGGTCAATAAGTCGCACAGATGTTGAAATCTCTGTGCCTGAGGCTGTCGAATCAGCGACTCCTGCCACAGAGCAAGCCACCAGCACAGATGATATAGAGCCGTTACCAGACATGCCTATTGAACGTTACAGTTACCCTGAAGAATTAAAGCATGGCAATGTCGAAATTGACCGCAAAGAGCAACAAAAGTCTGAGCGTCCCTACCTTATGCAGTGTGGTTCGTTTCGCAAGCAAACTCAAGCAGATGAAATGCGCGCTAAACTGGCCATGCAAGGCCTCGAATCTCAAGTGAGACGCAGTGAAGGTAAGAATGGTCTGTGGTATCGGGTGGTCTTAGGACCTTATGACTATAAACGTGATGCCGAGGCTGATCGCCATATTATCCAAAAAGTTGGTATCGGAAGCTGTCAAATCTGGTATTGGGATCTATAA
- the rimK gene encoding 30S ribosomal protein S6--L-glutamate ligase produces the protein MKIAILSRNKRLYSTRRLKEAGQARGHEVDIIDTLHCYMDITSSRPVVRYKGAELPQYDAVIPRIGASVSFYGTAVVRQFEMTGSFCVNESVAISRSRDKLRSMQLLSRKGIGLPRTGFANRPDNIKDLIKNVGGAPCVIKLLEGTQGIGVVLAETSKTAEAIVEAFMGLEANILIQEFIKEAGGADIRCFVVGDRVVAAMKRQGAEGEFRSNLHRGGSAVLIKLTKEERATAVAAANIMGLNVCGVDLLRAERGPVVMEVNSSPGLEGIETATKKDVADLIFQFIEKNARPNRNRTQGKG, from the coding sequence ATGAAAATAGCAATTTTATCTAGAAACAAGAGGCTCTACTCTACTCGCCGCTTAAAAGAAGCAGGCCAAGCACGGGGGCATGAAGTCGATATTATCGATACGTTACACTGTTATATGGACATTACCAGTAGTCGACCCGTGGTTCGATATAAAGGTGCTGAGCTGCCGCAATATGATGCCGTTATTCCCCGAATAGGCGCATCCGTTTCTTTTTATGGTACGGCGGTGGTTCGACAGTTCGAGATGACAGGTAGTTTCTGTGTTAATGAATCTGTTGCTATTAGTCGTTCCAGAGATAAATTACGCTCCATGCAGTTGTTATCCAGAAAAGGCATAGGTTTACCCCGAACTGGTTTTGCCAATCGCCCTGACAATATTAAAGATCTGATTAAAAATGTAGGTGGTGCACCATGTGTGATTAAATTACTTGAGGGTACTCAGGGAATTGGCGTGGTACTAGCGGAAACGTCCAAAACAGCAGAGGCTATTGTTGAAGCATTCATGGGTTTGGAAGCTAATATTTTAATTCAGGAATTTATCAAAGAAGCAGGCGGTGCAGACATTCGTTGCTTTGTGGTTGGTGATAGAGTTGTGGCTGCTATGAAACGACAAGGTGCTGAAGGTGAGTTTCGTTCAAACTTACATCGAGGAGGCTCGGCAGTATTAATAAAACTTACTAAAGAAGAACGAGCAACTGCGGTTGCTGCCGCCAATATTATGGGCCTAAACGTTTGTGGTGTGGATTTACTGCGTGCTGAACGAGGTCCGGTTGTGATGGAAGTTAACTCTTCACCAGGTTTAGAAGGGATTGAAACCGCAACCAAAAAAGATGTGGCAGATCTAATTTTTCAATTTATCGAAAAAAATGCTCGACCCAACAGAAACCGCACTCAAGGTAAGGGGTAG
- a CDS encoding magnesium transporter, which yields MSVNNIELRETTQSINSEYLANYPYKSVRYLESIPAKGAAEILNSQPVPVVVALWKYFTAGVSERILAACTDQLAVEIIKGVDSHIAIALLSRLAENDFNRIMQVFRQSDHELAKEYTDLLTYPEDTAARMMTTRVSAFYADTEVEDVLRKLKQQKIKAEDIIYVIDEKQSLLGEVTLSELVSSQPEKTLISISRPLRTAFSALDSKDMVIEKFEGYRSSAIPVLDLQNQLIGAIHFFDIYQSTKEDLATDMQTMVGVSKEERALSSSIFAVKKRLPWLQINLLTAFAAAAVVGAFEGLISEITALAILLPVAAGQSGNAGAQALAVTMRGLTLREITTRHWAKVMTKELLAGTMNGLAIAVTCSIAVYFWSGSFGLALVISLAMVSSLAIACTAGAIVPIALKKFGMDPAQSSSIVLTTITDIAGFMSFLGIATLLSDMLPRG from the coding sequence ATGTCAGTTAATAATATTGAATTGCGAGAAACGACTCAGAGTATCAATAGCGAATATTTGGCAAATTATCCTTACAAAAGTGTCAGGTACCTGGAATCTATTCCTGCAAAAGGTGCAGCGGAGATACTCAATTCTCAACCCGTTCCTGTAGTTGTTGCACTGTGGAAGTATTTTACCGCGGGGGTATCTGAAAGAATCCTCGCTGCGTGCACAGACCAGCTGGCGGTAGAGATTATTAAAGGGGTTGATAGTCATATCGCGATAGCCCTGTTAAGCAGGTTGGCAGAGAATGATTTCAACAGAATTATGCAAGTTTTCCGTCAATCTGATCATGAGTTAGCCAAAGAGTACACTGATTTATTGACCTATCCCGAAGACACTGCCGCTCGAATGATGACCACTCGTGTAAGCGCCTTCTACGCTGATACCGAAGTAGAAGATGTACTGAGGAAGCTCAAGCAGCAAAAAATCAAAGCCGAAGATATCATTTACGTTATCGACGAAAAGCAGAGCTTGTTGGGTGAGGTAACGCTATCCGAATTGGTCAGCAGCCAACCAGAAAAAACACTGATATCTATTTCCCGTCCCCTGCGCACTGCCTTTAGCGCATTGGACAGCAAAGATATGGTCATTGAGAAATTTGAAGGATACAGAAGCAGCGCCATTCCGGTGTTAGACCTGCAAAATCAGCTCATAGGCGCCATTCACTTTTTTGATATTTACCAGTCGACTAAAGAAGATTTAGCCACCGACATGCAAACCATGGTGGGTGTGAGTAAAGAAGAGCGAGCTTTATCCAGTAGTATCTTTGCGGTTAAAAAAAGGCTTCCATGGCTGCAAATTAATCTTCTCACTGCCTTTGCTGCGGCAGCAGTGGTAGGGGCTTTCGAAGGGCTAATTTCCGAAATTACCGCCCTTGCGATCTTATTACCTGTAGCCGCAGGACAATCCGGTAATGCAGGGGCGCAGGCACTGGCGGTTACCATGAGGGGATTAACCTTGCGAGAAATTACAACTCGGCATTGGGCAAAAGTGATGACTAAAGAATTACTTGCCGGAACCATGAACGGCTTAGCTATTGCGGTGACGTGCTCCATAGCCGTTTATTTCTGGAGTGGATCTTTTGGTTTGGCCTTGGTGATTTCTTTGGCGATGGTGTCTTCTCTAGCTATCGCCTGCACGGCTGGCGCTATAGTGCCGATAGCACTGAAGAAATTCGGCATGGATCCCGCTCAATCATCTTCGATTGTGTTGACCACCATAACCGATATTGCCGGCTTTATGTCATTTTTGGGGATCGCGACCTTACTATCGGACATGCTTCCTAGAGGGTAG
- the gorA gene encoding glutathione-disulfide reductase — translation MADFDYICIGAGSGGIASANRAAKYGKKVAIIEAKDIGGTCVNVGCVPKKAMWYGAQVAEAIHRYAPDYGFDVTVNKFDWKKLIASRDAYIERIHASYDRVLGNNNITVIKGFATFIDKNTVAVGDKHYSADHILVSTGGRPNKDDVPGAELGIDSDGFFGLQEQPERVVVAGAGYIAVELAGVMHSLGSETHLLVRNNAPLRNFDPMLSETLAEIIEQEGPTLHTHHVIQEVKQNEDGSLCVVMTGGEQIETDCLVWAIGRRPANDNIGLEKIGVELDDKGYIKVDKYQNTNVENVYAVGDCIGKVELTPVAVKAGRLLSERLFNGQQDAHMDYDLIPTVVFSHPPIGTIGLTEPEAIAKYGEDNIIVYNSSFAAMYTAVTQHRQTTKMKLICAGKEQKVVGLHGIGFAMDEILQGFAVAMKMGATKADFDACVAIHPTSAEEYVTLT, via the coding sequence ATGGCAGATTTTGATTATATATGTATTGGCGCAGGTAGCGGTGGAATCGCATCAGCTAACCGAGCAGCCAAATATGGCAAGAAAGTCGCAATTATTGAAGCGAAGGATATTGGCGGTACCTGTGTAAATGTAGGTTGCGTCCCTAAAAAAGCCATGTGGTATGGCGCGCAGGTAGCTGAAGCCATCCATAGGTACGCGCCAGATTATGGTTTTGATGTCACGGTAAACAAGTTCGATTGGAAAAAATTAATCGCCAGTAGAGATGCCTACATTGAACGGATACACGCGTCATATGATCGGGTATTAGGTAATAACAACATTACTGTGATCAAAGGCTTTGCAACCTTCATCGATAAGAATACCGTTGCCGTTGGAGACAAGCACTACAGCGCTGACCATATTTTGGTATCAACGGGTGGCCGTCCCAACAAAGACGATGTGCCAGGCGCCGAATTGGGGATTGATTCAGATGGCTTTTTTGGATTACAAGAGCAGCCTGAAAGAGTCGTTGTAGCCGGCGCAGGTTATATTGCTGTGGAGCTTGCTGGGGTGATGCATAGCCTAGGCAGTGAGACCCACTTGTTAGTTAGAAATAACGCGCCGCTGCGTAACTTCGACCCTATGCTGAGTGAAACTCTCGCTGAAATCATTGAGCAAGAAGGACCGACGCTACATACCCACCATGTTATCCAAGAAGTTAAACAGAATGAAGACGGTAGTCTTTGTGTGGTGATGACCGGTGGCGAACAAATTGAAACTGACTGTTTGGTATGGGCCATTGGGCGGCGACCAGCCAATGATAACATAGGTTTGGAAAAAATTGGTGTCGAACTAGATGACAAAGGTTATATCAAAGTTGACAAGTACCAAAATACCAATGTAGAGAATGTTTACGCGGTAGGCGATTGTATCGGTAAGGTTGAACTCACTCCAGTTGCGGTAAAAGCCGGGCGACTATTGTCAGAACGTTTGTTTAACGGCCAACAAGATGCACATATGGATTATGATCTAATCCCTACTGTTGTCTTTAGTCACCCACCAATAGGCACCATTGGCCTAACCGAGCCTGAAGCAATCGCGAAGTACGGAGAAGACAATATCATCGTGTACAACTCCAGTTTTGCGGCTATGTATACCGCAGTCACTCAGCATAGACAAACCACAAAGATGAAGTTGATTTGCGCGGGTAAGGAACAAAAAGTAGTCGGTTTACACGGCATTGGTTTTGCCATGGACGAAATTTTGCAGGGGTTTGCTGTAGCAATGAAAATGGGTGCTACTAAAGCAGATTTCGATGCTTGTGTCGCAATACACCCAACAAGTGCAGAAGAGTACGTTACTCTTACTTAA
- the hslV gene encoding ATP-dependent protease subunit HslV: protein MTTIVSVRRNNQVVIAGDGQVSLGNTVMKGNARKVRRLYNNKVIAGFAGGTADAFTLFERFESKLEMHQGHLTKAAVELAKDWRTDRMLRKLEALLAVADHTASFIITGNGDVVQPEQDLIAIGSGGPYAQAAATALLANTDLSAKEIAEKSLSIAGDICVFTNHSQTIETLEY from the coding sequence GTGACTACAATTGTATCAGTACGTCGCAATAATCAGGTTGTCATCGCTGGAGATGGCCAAGTTTCATTGGGCAATACCGTTATGAAAGGTAATGCTCGTAAAGTACGTAGGCTATACAACAATAAAGTAATTGCCGGTTTTGCTGGTGGCACAGCTGACGCCTTTACGCTATTCGAACGCTTCGAAAGTAAACTCGAAATGCACCAAGGGCATCTAACAAAAGCCGCAGTTGAGCTAGCCAAAGATTGGCGCACCGACCGGATGCTCAGAAAATTAGAAGCATTACTGGCGGTGGCAGACCACACAGCCTCATTCATAATTACCGGAAATGGCGATGTGGTGCAGCCAGAACAAGATCTTATTGCCATTGGTTCCGGCGGTCCTTATGCACAAGCTGCCGCAACCGCTTTGTTAGCAAATACCGATTTGTCTGCTAAAGAGATAGCTGAAAAAAGCCTGAGCATCGCGGGCGATATCTGTGTGTTTACCAATCACAGCCAAACGATCGAAACACTCGAATACTAA
- a CDS encoding mechanosensitive ion channel: MTDWEVALTTNYEQLMGYLVAYVPQILGALILLIVGWIIAWIVSRLTHSLVSFVGRLLNKLSSKLSLDKRINIKPHHSVLISRATFWVIMVFFFAAAMSSLGVDFIASWLRELLGYLPNILAGIIIVVGGFFIGNIAKTMTEAAAQTTGLKYSSRIGLFVKWSIVGIAVVIGIEQLGMNIQFVTTLVIVELAVFSFGIALAYGLGSNELVKNLVGSRQAIKHLNVGERVRIAGFEGKIVAFTQSSLELETQTGKVFVPAKLYTETPCVVLAELEHEKDL, encoded by the coding sequence ATGACAGATTGGGAAGTCGCACTCACGACAAATTATGAACAATTAATGGGTTATCTGGTGGCCTATGTTCCACAGATCCTGGGCGCATTAATTCTACTGATAGTGGGCTGGATTATAGCTTGGATCGTTTCGCGACTGACACATTCTTTAGTTTCTTTTGTCGGTCGTTTACTGAATAAATTAAGTAGTAAACTGTCTCTAGATAAACGTATTAATATCAAACCCCATCATTCGGTGCTCATTAGTCGCGCGACGTTTTGGGTCATTATGGTGTTCTTCTTTGCTGCGGCAATGTCCAGTCTCGGCGTTGATTTTATTGCTTCATGGCTACGAGAGTTGCTTGGATACTTACCCAATATTCTGGCAGGGATTATCATAGTAGTAGGTGGCTTTTTTATTGGCAATATAGCCAAAACGATGACAGAAGCCGCCGCGCAAACCACAGGTTTGAAATACAGTAGCCGCATTGGACTCTTCGTCAAGTGGTCCATTGTGGGTATCGCGGTGGTTATTGGTATTGAACAACTGGGCATGAATATTCAATTTGTTACTACCTTGGTAATAGTTGAATTAGCTGTATTCAGTTTTGGCATTGCGCTGGCTTATGGCCTGGGAAGCAATGAATTGGTTAAAAATTTAGTTGGTTCGCGACAAGCTATTAAGCATCTTAATGTGGGCGAAAGAGTCAGAATTGCCGGATTTGAAGGAAAAATTGTGGCTTTCACCCAAAGCTCGTTAGAACTGGAAACCCAAACAGGAAAAGTCTTTGTCCCCGCTAAACTCTATACCGAAACCCCTTGTGTTGTATTGGCGGAGTTAGAGCATGAAAAAGATCTGTAG
- a CDS encoding mechanosensitive ion channel family protein gives MNEESKTLDLLERLHVFDIGQALFILIVGYFVAKFFSNLVMRFNLANMSNHSQVLVRRGVFYGIMVLMFMSALRELGFDLSVVLGAAGILSVAIGFASQTSASNLISGLFLMMERPFSIGDVIKIDQTTGEVISIDLLSVKIRTFDNLFVRVPNESMIKTQVTTLTKFPIRRADLKVGIAYKEDIAKVKAILTEIADKNPLCLSEPAPLFILLGFGSSSVDIQFSVWSKRENFLLLKNEIYQTIKEAFDQNGIEIPFPHLSLYSGEASKPIPISLQKEDPELK, from the coding sequence ATGAACGAAGAAAGTAAAACCTTAGACCTATTAGAAAGGCTGCATGTGTTCGATATCGGCCAAGCTCTTTTCATTCTCATAGTAGGGTATTTTGTCGCCAAATTTTTTAGCAATTTAGTGATGCGCTTTAATCTGGCCAATATGTCCAATCATAGTCAGGTATTAGTTCGACGAGGCGTCTTTTACGGCATCATGGTCTTAATGTTTATGTCCGCTTTACGTGAACTAGGATTTGACCTTAGCGTTGTGTTAGGCGCTGCGGGTATACTCAGCGTCGCTATTGGATTTGCGTCTCAAACTTCCGCGTCGAACCTGATTAGTGGCCTGTTTTTAATGATGGAAAGACCTTTTTCAATTGGCGATGTGATCAAGATTGATCAGACTACAGGAGAAGTTATCTCCATTGATTTGTTGTCGGTAAAAATCAGAACCTTTGATAATTTGTTTGTTCGAGTGCCAAACGAATCAATGATAAAGACGCAAGTCACTACATTGACAAAATTTCCGATCCGGCGGGCAGATCTAAAAGTCGGTATTGCCTATAAAGAAGACATCGCAAAAGTAAAAGCTATCTTGACCGAAATCGCAGATAAAAATCCGCTATGTTTAAGCGAGCCAGCGCCACTTTTTATTTTGTTAGGATTTGGATCTTCCTCGGTAGATATCCAGTTTTCTGTTTGGTCAAAAAGAGAGAATTTTTTATTATTAAAAAACGAAATCTATCAAACTATAAAAGAGGCATTTGACCAAAATGGCATTGAAATACCTTTCCCTCACTTGAGTTTGTACTCAGGTGAAGCGTCAAAGCCAATCCCTATTTCGTTGCAAAAAGAAGACCCAGAACTAAAGTGA
- a CDS encoding response regulator, producing MNDTFIFAEDTKDDTPVLATKWKILVVDDEPEVHNITRLVLSDFSFENGSVEFNSAFSAKEAKQIMLETDEQFAVALVDVVMETNHAGLEFVKWVREELNNHQIRLILRTGQPGEAPEESVIRDYDINDYKNKTELTALRLKTSIYSSLRSYRDIVTIDKHRQGLEKIIAASSEFIACDTLPQFASTILKQVVLVLGIDEEEIICCAAATDTAQQNYKVNILAINHYNEKGCFNDADEILTEEVNSRLKQALRIKQSVNEKDYFVGYFTTKRGSENLLYVSHQQHLEPVQHSLLEFFANNIAVAYENLKLRDTVKESQKELSYIIGEAVEMRSKETGSHVRRVACASYMLAINIGIPEHQAEMIKLASPLHDVGKVGIPDAILNKAGKHTAQEWEIMQTHSMIGYEMLAKSDNPILKLGATIAHQHHEKWDGSGYPQGLKANQIDIAARITALADVFDALGSRRCYKEAWSIRQILDLLAQQRGKHFEPKLVDALLENIDDFIQLRRDYPDPN from the coding sequence ATGAACGATACTTTTATTTTTGCTGAAGACACTAAGGATGACACCCCAGTTCTGGCCACCAAGTGGAAGATACTGGTGGTTGATGATGAGCCTGAAGTGCACAATATCACTCGCTTGGTGTTAAGTGACTTTAGTTTTGAGAATGGCTCGGTAGAATTTAACAGTGCGTTCTCAGCCAAAGAAGCAAAGCAAATCATGCTCGAGACCGATGAGCAGTTTGCAGTCGCCTTAGTGGACGTGGTGATGGAGACCAACCATGCGGGACTAGAATTCGTAAAGTGGGTCAGAGAAGAGTTAAATAATCATCAGATTCGCCTGATACTTCGCACCGGACAACCCGGCGAAGCGCCAGAAGAAAGTGTAATCCGTGATTATGATATTAATGATTACAAAAATAAGACCGAACTGACCGCTCTGCGCTTAAAGACCTCCATCTATTCTTCGTTACGCAGTTATCGTGACATCGTCACTATTGATAAACATCGACAAGGTCTGGAAAAAATAATCGCTGCGTCTTCAGAATTTATCGCCTGCGATACGCTACCGCAATTTGCTTCCACCATTCTCAAGCAAGTTGTATTGGTGCTGGGCATCGACGAAGAAGAAATTATATGCTGCGCCGCAGCAACTGATACCGCACAGCAGAATTACAAAGTTAATATTCTGGCCATCAATCATTACAACGAGAAAGGCTGTTTTAATGACGCCGATGAAATACTCACCGAAGAAGTAAACTCGCGACTCAAGCAAGCATTACGGATCAAGCAATCGGTAAATGAGAAAGACTATTTTGTGGGGTACTTTACCACTAAACGAGGTAGTGAAAATTTACTCTACGTTTCTCATCAACAACATCTTGAGCCGGTACAGCACAGTTTATTAGAATTCTTTGCTAATAACATTGCCGTAGCCTATGAAAATCTAAAACTACGTGACACCGTGAAAGAATCGCAAAAAGAGCTTTCATATATCATCGGTGAAGCGGTTGAAATGCGCAGTAAAGAGACCGGTAGTCATGTGAGGCGCGTGGCTTGTGCAAGCTATATGCTAGCGATAAACATTGGTATACCTGAACACCAGGCCGAGATGATAAAGCTTGCCTCCCCTCTACACGATGTGGGCAAAGTAGGTATTCCTGATGCGATTTTAAATAAAGCCGGAAAGCATACTGCCCAGGAATGGGAAATCATGCAGACTCATTCTATGATTGGCTATGAAATGCTAGCTAAATCAGATAATCCAATATTAAAGCTAGGTGCGACCATTGCCCATCAACATCACGAAAAATGGGACGGCAGTGGATATCCTCAAGGGTTAAAAGCTAACCAAATTGACATAGCCGCTAGGATCACGGCGCTAGCAGACGTTTTTGATGCCTTAGGCAGCAGACGCTGCTATAAAGAAGCTTGGTCAATTCGGCAGATTTTAGATCTGTTGGCCCAACAACGGGGTAAACATTTCGAGCCGAAACTGGTGGATGCTTTATTAGAAAATATCGATGACTTTATACAATTAAGACGGGATTATCCTGACCCTAATTGA
- the hslU gene encoding HslU--HslV peptidase ATPase subunit has product MSDMTPREIVHELDKHIIGQQDAKRAVSIALRNRWRRMQLQPELRQEVTPKNILMIGPTGVGKTEIARRLAKLANAPFIKVEATKFTEVGYVGKEVETIIRDLADISVKMTKEQETQKVKYRAEEAAEERILDALLPPPENAWGEKEKVEDKGTRQAFRKKLREGQLDDKEIEIDVALPQVGVEIMAPPGMEEMTNQLQGMFQNLSGSQKKKKKLKIKEAFKLLIEEEASKLVNHEELKDKALYNVEQNGIVFVDEIDKICKREGSGSADVSREGVQRDLLPLVEGSTVSTKHGMVKTDHILFIASGAFQMSKPSDLIPELQGRLPIRVELSALSVGDFVRILTEPSASLTEQYIALLGTEGVSVSFTNDGIKRVAEAAWQVNERTENIGARRLHTVMERLMEDISFDASEKHGTVIEIDEAYVNEHLERLVDNEDLSRFIL; this is encoded by the coding sequence ATGTCAGATATGACCCCAAGAGAAATTGTCCACGAATTGGATAAACACATTATTGGCCAGCAAGATGCTAAACGTGCCGTATCTATAGCATTACGAAATCGCTGGCGCAGAATGCAATTACAGCCTGAGTTGCGTCAGGAAGTTACGCCAAAAAATATTTTAATGATCGGTCCTACAGGTGTGGGGAAAACCGAAATTGCCCGTCGTTTAGCCAAGCTTGCCAATGCGCCTTTTATAAAAGTCGAAGCGACAAAGTTCACTGAAGTGGGCTATGTGGGCAAAGAAGTTGAAACCATTATTCGTGATTTGGCTGACATCTCAGTTAAAATGACCAAAGAACAAGAGACTCAAAAGGTTAAATATCGTGCCGAGGAAGCGGCCGAAGAACGTATCCTTGATGCTTTGTTGCCACCTCCAGAAAATGCTTGGGGTGAAAAAGAGAAAGTTGAAGATAAAGGGACTCGCCAAGCATTCCGTAAGAAATTACGCGAAGGTCAGTTGGATGACAAAGAAATCGAAATCGATGTGGCATTACCTCAGGTTGGTGTAGAAATTATGGCTCCTCCTGGGATGGAAGAGATGACTAACCAGCTTCAGGGGATGTTTCAGAATCTGTCGGGTTCACAGAAAAAGAAGAAAAAGCTTAAAATCAAAGAAGCTTTTAAACTACTTATCGAAGAAGAAGCATCTAAATTAGTTAATCATGAAGAGCTCAAAGACAAGGCCTTATATAACGTCGAACAAAACGGCATTGTATTTGTTGATGAGATTGACAAAATCTGTAAACGAGAAGGTTCAGGCAGCGCCGATGTGTCACGAGAAGGGGTACAACGAGATTTGCTACCATTAGTGGAAGGCTCTACTGTTTCGACTAAGCACGGCATGGTCAAAACGGACCATATATTATTTATTGCCTCAGGCGCGTTCCAAATGAGTAAGCCGTCTGATTTAATCCCAGAGCTACAAGGCCGTTTACCTATTCGGGTTGAATTGTCAGCGCTGAGTGTGGGCGATTTTGTGCGGATCCTAACCGAGCCTAGTGCATCGCTAACCGAGCAATATATTGCCTTGTTAGGCACTGAGGGGGTAAGTGTAAGCTTCACCAATGATGGGATCAAACGTGTAGCAGAGGCTGCTTGGCAAGTTAATGAGCGAACTGAAAATATCGGTGCTCGCCGTCTTCATACTGTGATGGAACGTTTGATGGAAGACATTTCCTTTGATGCCAGTGAAAAGCATGGAACTGTCATTGAAATAGATGAGGCCTATGTGAACGAACATTTGGAACGACTAGTTGATAACGAAGACTTGAGTCGTTTTATTCTTTAG
- a CDS encoding DUF432 domain-containing protein → MTKRKDWWGEFNFNLAQTRCWRIAERVIAIKRSGHEWTIWNKETEFELDKPILTGAPKATESFQDVDFNRYMLSNTSETLIIEPSLADRAMVARPSRPFIIMPEEEIKIYVSTPLWMTILIPHREVPIADIPFWRPSDSWFGPNTMKGDICYSKYTDAKMDRSLLEKRSHRASTMVILKNAQEEPLKIERLNLPVPALKLYVDQDGEFWTDQISILQRMEHAKSVSHVRHTPPEDIQNMLQVSESRELSKKSSFLSSIKSLVD, encoded by the coding sequence ATGACTAAAAGAAAAGATTGGTGGGGAGAGTTTAACTTCAACCTAGCACAGACCAGGTGTTGGCGAATTGCTGAGCGTGTCATTGCGATAAAACGCAGTGGTCACGAGTGGACAATTTGGAATAAAGAAACTGAATTTGAATTAGATAAACCGATTTTAACCGGTGCACCTAAGGCAACAGAATCATTTCAAGACGTTGACTTTAATAGATATATGTTAAGCAACACCAGCGAAACGCTCATAATTGAGCCTTCTTTAGCCGATCGAGCCATGGTCGCTAGGCCAAGTAGACCCTTTATTATCATGCCGGAAGAAGAAATTAAGATATATGTAAGTACACCACTATGGATGACAATATTGATCCCGCACCGCGAAGTTCCAATCGCTGACATTCCATTTTGGCGTCCCTCTGATTCTTGGTTTGGGCCCAATACTATGAAAGGAGATATATGCTATTCAAAATACACCGATGCAAAAATGGATCGCAGTTTACTTGAAAAACGCTCCCATAGAGCCTCGACCATGGTTATTCTGAAAAATGCCCAAGAAGAACCTCTCAAAATAGAAAGACTGAATTTACCCGTTCCCGCTCTCAAGCTGTATGTTGACCAAGATGGTGAATTTTGGACCGATCAGATTTCTATTCTGCAGAGGATGGAACACGCAAAATCCGTTTCACACGTTCGCCATACCCCACCAGAGGATATTCAGAACATGCTGCAAGTATCAGAATCACGAGAACTGAGTAAAAAATCATCCTTTTTGTCCTCGATCAAAAGCCTAGTAGATTAA